The sequence below is a genomic window from Scophthalmus maximus strain ysfricsl-2021 chromosome 19, ASM2237912v1, whole genome shotgun sequence.
ACACCAAAATAAGATGAAAAAGCcagagcctcttttttttttttttttttttaactcatccATACCACGGcgtcagcttttttttattctatagcagtttgtgtgtgtgtgtgtgtgtgtgtgtgtgtgtgtgtgtgtgtgtgtgtgtgtgtgtgtgtgtgtgcgcgcgtgtttgtgtgtgtgtgtttgtatgtgtgtgtgcgtgtgtgtgtgtctgtgtgttgtcaaTGAAATATAATTCCTCTGGTTATTCCAGgactgcatggtggtgtagtggttagcactgtcgcctcacagcaagaaggttcttggttcgcatcctggttcgaaccaaccagggcctctctgtgaggacttgcatgttctcctcgtgGGTGGGTTCTCTTCtggtactctggcttcctccaaCAGTCCAAAGATATGCAAAATAGGGTTAGAGTTAtttggagattctaaattgaccataggtgtgaatgtgcatgtgaatggttgtttgtctctgtgtgttggcccTGCGATTCATTGGCGTGTTTCCAGCGGCTCGTCCCTGTCAAAGACTTCCAGTATACTTGCACCTAGAACACTTCTAAACATGGAGAACTTGCAAACCTTTTAgatgaaaaatgtcagcatGACATAGTCAATGGCTCATTTTCCCCAACAGGCTGCTTTATTGTCTCTAAATAGACGGCCCAAGGGTGAAGAACAGAAGATTCCTTATCAGAGCAAAAAAAGGACAGCATAGGGACAAAATGTGTGACATCCAAGATTGGAGGGTAGGCAGTTCTGGCTCTTTCAAGTCAGCATGTTGAattgtccttgggcaagacactgaacctcAAATTGTCCCTGGTGGGTGAACCAACAGGATGTGTAATGGAAAGGCACTATATATAGAAGCCCTGCATTAATGTGCATGTGAATGGGTGCATGTGACTCAAGGTGTTACGCGCTTTGAGTGGTaattaaaactgtaaaagcatcaaataaaatggaaatcatTCCTTCCGTCCGTCCAAAGGCAATGTCTTTATTCCAGGCTGTTTCTTGACTCACTGCTAATACTATTAGTTCGCTCAAACATAATCACAGGGCAAAATGAATTGAGATTGATTTCTAGGgattcccccccctctctctctctctctcacacacacacacacatacacacacacacacacacacacacacacacacacacacacatcattcctACAGTATCTCGCTTCAGTGTGAACACAAAGTACTGAGAGAATCTGGAGCCATCGTTTGGTGCAGTACCCGCGGTGGACAGCAGATGGCGGCACCTTTCCTCTCTGTGCTGTTGTGGCGCTGTCCCAGGTCCTGAAACCACCGGGCGCACTCGTCGCTCTGGACGTTTATTacctttctctccatccccgGTTCAAAATACGAATGTTGCGCAACTACATATGCTGCCTTTACTTGTTTCTTAAGATTCTCTTTGAGCTCCTTAACCTGATGAAAACCCGTCTGTTTCAAATGAAGTTGGATTAAAAGAAgaagttcataaaaaaaagtgtccttttgtttggtttctggTAAATTCTGCAATTCATCTGTTTTAAGTTTTAGACGTTGGTCCTGGCTTACACCTACCCTTTCAAACAGTAATCCGCTAAATACTATCGCGACTCCGTGAGTCCAAAGAGTAAAAACGGAGGAGAGCTCGGCAGTTCCTCACCGGCTGTCTGCGGAGAAGAACTGAGCAACAAGCAGGGGCAGAGGCACCAAACTCCTGGGCGACCTCCTCGCGGTCTGACGTACCCACAGCTGCTGGTATAAATGACTTCACGCCGCCACCGAGCGCAGATGATTCGCAGTAACAGCGGGCGCACCCGGCCGTCAACACTCATGGGCTACAACACACAACccccctcgcacacacacacctacaaacaCGCCTGCGTCATGCGTCCCGAGAGCGACGGCACGAACTCGGTAACTCCGATGGACCCCGGTAAaaggcgcagcagcagcagcggcagcagcggcggcggcggcggcggcttgcGGGGCTGACTGGACCCTGCTCATCTTGTCCAGGAgcgtgtgcccccccccccgccccccccaccccccaccacacacccCCACTGCTCTGGGAAAGTTGCAGTCTGAGTGTGGTCGCATTATGGATTTTATAACAACAAGCAGCAACGACAGCAACGCGACCAATGTTTACCCTGGCGGGAAAGACGTTGTTGCCGACTGGGACGGGGGGAAGAATGGCACAGGGCTCGGGTCTCTGCCTGATGTGGAGCTGAGTTACCAAATcatcacctctctcctcctggggTCCCTCATCCTCTGCTCCATATTTGGCAATGCGTGCGTCGTGGCCGCGATTTCCCTGGAGAGATCTCTCCAGAATGTGGCCAACTACCTGATCGGGTCGCTGGCCGTGACAGACCTCATGGTGTCGGTTCTGGTTCTGCCAATGGCGGCCCTCTATCAGGTTTTGAACAAGTGGACACTGGGCCAGGAgatctgtgatttattcatCTCTCTGGATGTACTGTGTTGCACATCATCCATCCTGCATCTGTGCGCAATTGCCTTGGACAGGTACTGGGCCATCACCGACCCCATTGACTATGTAAATAAACGGACCCCGAGGCGAGCTGCGATCTTGATCAGCGTAACCTGGTTAGTCGGGTTCTCCATCTCTATTCCGCCTATGTTAGGCTGGAGAAGCGCCGAAGACAGGGCGAACCCCGACGCCTGCATCATCAGCCAGGACCCGGGCTACACCATCTACTCCACGTTTGGGGCTTTTTACATCCCCCTTATCCTCATGCTGGTCCTATACGGGCGAATATTCAAGGCGGCTCGGTTTCGGATTCGGAAGACGGTCAAAAAGCCCGAGACAGCAAAAGTGTCAGACAGGTGTTTGACTTTGTCCCCGGCCATCTTCCACAAGAAGACCAACGGGGAGGCCGGGGCCAAGGGCTGGAAGCGCGGCGACTGGTCAAAGACCAGCTCCCCGTGCGTAAACGGCGCCGTGAAGCACGGCGAGGAGGGCGAGTCGTTGGAGATCATCGAAGTCATGAGCAACTCCAAGACGCACCTGCCTCTGCCCAACACCCCGCAGTCCTCGCAGGGCTACGACAACATGAACGAGAGGAACTCGGGGGCGAAGAGGAAGATCGCGCTGGCCAGAGAGCGCAAGACGGTGAAAACGCTGGGCATCATCATGGGCACGTTCATCCTGTGCTGGCTGCCCTTCTTCATTGTCGCACTGGTGCTGCCTTTCTGCGCGGAGCGCTGCTACATGCCCGAGTGGCTGGGCGCAGTCATCAACTGGCTGGGCTACTCGAACTCTCTCCTCAACCCCATCATATATGCCTACTTCAACAAGGACTTCCAGAATGCTTTCAAGAAGATTATCAAGTGCAAATTCCACAGACCGTGACCACACACGTGGTCCAAGCGAGAGTGTGTCGACTGAAATTGTTGAGTGATTAAACGGACTGTatggaacttaaaaaaaaaatgatatatatatatatatatatatacatatatacccAGACTTTCATGCAGGGACAGTCTCTTTTCGGTGTGTTTGAGAaccttgttaaaaaagaaaaagccgaGGTCCAGGGCTGCAGAGGAGATCAGAGGAGACAGGAACTGTCGCTCTCAATGTACAAGCTCATATTCAGTGTTTGTAGCTACAGTAGATATCCTATATGCGACGGCAGCCATCGTTGTATTGCCATGCAAGACGTGTCGTGTGCCGATTCCATGCATTTCATCACGAGACACGCGGATGTTTCTGTCCCACACCATGAGCTTTGTAGCACTGAAACAATAAAGAAGCAAACAAAGTCTGTCCTCAAGGAACAACGAGTCAGTTTTCATTTAGAAAAGTGTCACAGTAATGAGCCAAGAGGAGATCATGGGcctgttatgaaaaaaaaaaaaaataatcaaagtttTGCTCGGGAGCTGTCTCATCCTACGTCTTCATCTGATGGATCACAAGGAATGAATCATTAACTGTGTTGTTGAGAGGGGAACACGCAACTGAACAACTTATCAGCTTGCCCTGACAGGTCacattgatgatgatggtggggGAGAGCAGGTTATCAGTGCATGGTGTGTCTGTCAAATCCAACTCAAAGTCGAAAGCAAGAGGAGATgatcatttttccccccaaaatggAGGCTGGTATTACATTTATGATATATGATCacgatctctctctccccctctccttccccttccttcactctcttttttcttttcacccaatgtgtgtgtgtgtgtgtgtgtgtaaaaagggaaaaaacaaacaatcacagACCGAAAGAAGGATCGCTCCAAAGGGTGAaagtgcatacattttttttgctgctgtctgTATTAGTTTTATGCATTCTGCATAAGCATTGAGTGTCTAAGTAAACAGCTTGTTTCATCATTAAAGTCAAGGAAAAATCGATGCTAAATATAGCACACATGCtgtaaatgacacacacactgctcagaACAAGTTGCAGGAAACCATCCTCTCTGTATCACTGCTCTCTTCTGTCAAGCAAATCCCAGACACAAATCCACTTACGCtagatgaaaagataaaaaaaactgtcagacTTAAAGGGGGGAGGATGAAAACAACGTTCTCAGGAAGAAGCCCCACGTGAGGCCTGCGCGCTTCACAAGATGGGTGGCTATTTGGCTcattgtcatggcaacacaTCAAGACCAAGATCATGGGTCAGTGAGAGTGGCGGGCAGGCTCAGGCTGAAACGTGAGACGCGGCACGACGCGTCACATTTAAGAGGTCAGTGGAATGCCAACACGTTCGATTCAGCATCACTCACTGATGACGCAGTGTCCAGCGTGTTCcttaactcacacacacacacacaggggggtgggggatgaTTGACTGATCAAACATCCGTCAATCAATCAACAGCCAAAAATATTCGACAACTAATTTGATAATCTAACATCCTCCCATTTGAGCTTCTCAAGTGAGAGGATTTAATGGTTATCTCAGTATATTTGGTGTTGGTCACGTAAAAACAATTACTATTTTCTGGCAAAACAAACCTATAATATGCGCTAATAACTGCACAGTGGAAAAAAGCACAGCTATACTGCCAAAAATGATAAACCAGATAAGGCCTGCACACAAAACCCCAACCAGCACTGATTTTAGTTACAAAAACCTCGACCTTAACCTAAATTAAGAATATGTAACAGTCATCTTTaggcaaaaaaaggcaaacttaGCAAGTCATAAAAAAGAAGTcataaaaagtttgaaattgtgCCTGGAGAAAATTGAGCTGGAAGGGGGAAGTCATAAAACCCCTATTTCTCAAAGCCatggcttcttttttcccctcaatctGATCACTTTTGTGCACTCGGAATGCTTTTGGGGAAATGAATCTCGTACCCGTGACCTGTGGGTCAAGTTCTGGGCTTTTGACTGGCTCAGCGAGGCCCGTAGAGAATGTGACGTGAGCTGCTGAGCAGGGTGGAgtttatttctcatttgtgGGTGATGCTGCACGTTAAGACCATTCGAATTTGAACGATTTGATCCCGATGTGGGATACGGGATTACGAAGCATCTGACCCGCTGTAAACTATGTTGTGACATCAAATGTCTGGATAGTAGGACAGCGTCAATCCCACTAACACAATGTAATATAGAGGTGGGTGGGTGCAATGTGATGACGCAGGAGCTTTTCCTTCAACCCGgcaacagaagaggagaggaggagattaTATAAAATGGTACCAATAACAGGGGGATTACAGGGTTTATTGCACATGTCTCACTGCCCTCTGGCCTGAAACAAGGGGGAAATCTGTATCATATTCTGCCAACAAACAGTTTACTATATGTAATGATTGGAAAAACAGACGAGTAAAAATGCAGAGCTCttgttttcatacatttttcaacacTAATGATAAGTGGTGTCGGCCTCTTCGTCAAAACAACACACGAGATATTGAACATGAATAGATTTGTATTGAAAAGTAACATAGGAAAAAACAGGTGTTTCTCTCAAGGCAACGCTGTTAAAGTGACGtttaatttgtcatttctttGCCACTGTGATAGATTCTACCGATCGATATCAAACAACAGCTGTCACCTGAAACTGTGGCTTTTATTTATAAGTTAGCTCCTAAAAAATGGGATAGAACAGAGGCTGCATGAAGCGCAGACAtttaaagaggtaaatgtacATAAAATTACTTTGTTTGTACATCATTTTGGTATTGAATTTGCAACCAGGCTTTTTGAGATGGGCAGTAAAAGGATTTTGAACTAACTGTCAATCACTTTAGTTTTTTAAGTGATCAGATAAGCTGAAAACAGATATTCTCTTCAGAAATCCAGGAAAAAAGTCCTATTCGCCGTTAACAGGAGACTGACAAGGAGTTGCTATGGATACTAAGAATATTCatatgcatttcaaaataaacatgtctGAATTAAAATGGACCCAGGGCCAGTTGACTAACCCAAAGCCTGTCAGAGTGAGGGTGGGTCTCAAAGGGAAATCTCAGAATAAACCTGCAAATTTAAGCTGCGTTCAAAGGACGAGGGACCGCTTTGGTGATATATTTCATAAGTGATGAGTGGAACCTATTCTAAAAATACtttgtcgcacacacacacacacacacacacacacacaacacacacacacacacacagacacacacatacacacacgcgcacacacacacacacacacacacacacacgcacacatacacacacacacacctgtgtttgGAGGGCAATATTGAGAGGGAAAGACATGACATAGAAAAgacaacaggaacaggaaagagGTAAAGACAAGGAAAAAGTATGACGGACATAGATGTGACTGAACACTCAGCACAACTCGTGTTTCTGCTTCACTCCCTCCTACTTCAGGGTCTTTTTGATGTGTCAGAGTCTTTTGTAGGATCTCACAGCCCACGGCCTGTCAAATGCCGGAGGCCCGCTctctatcgctctctctctctctcccccccgccccagcccaggagagaggcagggagggaagaGCACCGGTAAACTGACGTGGAGGAAGGAGACTTTAGAGCCTTTTGTCAGatatggtctttttttttttttttttactaaagaGGTTAGTTTTCCTCATTTAGAAGGGCATGCGTCATTTCTATTTCACAGCATACAACACGTCGACGGATAAGATGGCCTGTTTTTCTCTGGCACACACAAACCTCGCCACGGTAATGAGTGACGGAGGGGGGGCATCACGTGTTCAAGGACAACAGCAGACAGGAGAAAGAGGTACGAGTAAACAGTATCTCTCGCTTCCTGACACCTTGCAATTCAAAAGCACGAGTGAGATGAAGAGTCATGCTCCAGTGCCCTTTGCTCTGTGTATTCCAGCCAGTGAGGAGCACTTCacctccgtttttttttttaaatttgaaaaaacaaaacaaaacccaactCTGCTTCAGCAAGACACAAACACTCGCTGCTTTGCCCATTCAACCTTTTCTGTAACTCTTTGCCCCAGAGGACCTGCTTTGTGCTTTTCAATAAGTGCCATTCTGCTACAACTTTGATGGGTACGTGGATAGACACAGAGTGGACGCGGCGGAGCACCAAACACCAActgtgtgacacaaacactgactgcGTGACACAGTAGCTCGACAAAGGCCactccaaacaaaacaagcccCTCTCCGTTTGCCTGGAGGCAGTGCATAGTTTGCATTTGCTCGtccgtgcgcgcgcgtgtgtgtgtgtgaagtggagaGAACATTGGCTGCATGTTGACAACCTGCAAAGCCTATTTGAGTCCATCTACTTAAAGGACGGTGACAGCTCAACTTCAGTATTCAACACGACTTCAAACGTAATTTGAGTGTCTTGTAACGGAAATCTGTCTCGTATTCAGGAGAAATGTAGaactcaaacataaaaaaacataaaaacacagtaaCATGGAGAACATtcagccatcatcatcatcatcatcatcacgcatacattttatttggaagcCCGACCATCAGCTGACTCATCATGAGAATTTAACAAGGTGATGTCagttaatattgttttttaccTGGTTCTCAAAGGAAAAAGCTCTCCAAACTCTCCGTTTAGATGGAATggttgggtgttttttttaattttagatcAACTTTTTTATGACATCATTGATAGGTTgttgaaataaagtttttaaactGGCGACAGTGGGCAAAAGAACGCTGCACACAGCTTTGCAATGACGCAACGGTGCAAAACAGAAATCCTCTATGCTACTATGAGATGTGTTGAAATTTTTTGGATCATcatgaaactgtggtgggacaAATAAAACTATGGTGGGCCCTCAAAGTCTGGCTAGTTCATGGCAGATACTGTAGTAGGCAGGCAGATTCAGTTTAAAACCGGCCCTGCTTTCGTACTGTGTGCACGTGTCCTATGATCTTATGATCAGTTGATATCAGTGTGATACTTTATGATAAATTTTGTGTTGATACTTTTGTACTTAAATTATATGATTAACCATTTCATTATGGTAATTAGGAAAGAAGGGCCTAAACTTGCAATGGATTCATTTCATAGTACAGTAgtacaattaatttttttatctacgtaaaatatgtcaatatttCTTCCACCACTTAAATTTCAGCGACCTCATACCCCACACCAATAGATTATATTAGTGTGGGGAACAAACTATGAATGCAATTAGGGCTTTTCAGAGATCTGAAAATGCAATCTAGGCTTATCTAACTTCATCACTCCCCAGATTTTCAAGGTCTTAGTCAAACATAACAAaaattgactttgtgtgtgtttgtgtgtgtttatcctcCCAGTAGCAAAACCGCTGCAGTGCAAGACGTcaaaactggttttaatgtggACCTTACTGCCTGTGGCACCATTCTGATGACAttaggagacagagacagagacagagatggagagcttgggacagagagagagagagagagagagagagagagagcatcacTTGGCTTATTGCATCATTTCCAGTGCCTGTCAGCGAGCAAAATCTGGTGCCAGCAGTAAGATCTATTGCCTCGAAATTAACACtttaacaaaagaagaagaaaaaaacaaccctcacTGTCTTGGTTTCATCTGCTGCCAACTCTTGCAGTGCATTTTCGTAGCATCTCACCATATGTCCTGCAAAACAGATTCACAGTCTCAGAATAAACAACTTAACATGTCAGCGTTTTGCTTAAGGgacaatatttaatttgaatattgtgttgttgttgtttttttcatttcatatttcctCCCTGTGTCTCCGTAACATAAAATCCACCAGTCAGTCTTCATGCTTTTTGGCAGTCAAATGTACTGCCACCTCAGTAACGAGGGGCTTTATCGCTCCATCATAGATCCGTGATGACAGATTCATCTACATGATCGCCTTCTTGTGTCCTCAGAGACAACGTCTCTGGTTCCAGTCATGTCGTCTCAACTGCCAATGGGATACTGACGCCGGCGGAAGATGTGCATGTTAATTGGACccttagaaacacacacacactctcatgttCGAACAGAAAACAATACTACGGAAACAAATACAATACTTATTTCCCCAAGCCGATGACCCTGTTCCCAACTAATTGGGTGCGCTTGTAGCCCACAACTTCACAAACCGATGGTAGATGGCATTTTACAGagcaacaaataaaattgaattgaaattgaattgaaagtcGACAATACTGTTGCTAACAACTGCATGAAACACATGCTTTACATAGACTACACCTTAGTCtgcttttttgtgtctttgaatgTGTAAAGTCAACCTGCACTGGGACTGCAGATGAAAATAGGCCTCTAGGCTAAATCGGAATAATTTCACAGTACATGATATTAAATAATTAATCTGCCGCACTTATGATATTTACTAACACTGTCTctaagtaaaaagaaagaaatgaaggaatgaaaataaataaagtcaagTTGTGTCGTTTGGTGGAAATCGGTTTAGCGTaatcctgacaaaaaaaaaaatgacaaatagacaaacatgggtgaaaacataacctccttgctGGAGGTAAATTGcctgaaaaaaatccaccactcttttctttcccactgCAAAACATTTGCCTCCTTTGCACAAGCACAAattcaacagttaaaaaaaaaaaaaaaaatgtaaatgtgaattaAGCACTTGGAATAAAGGGGGTCGTGCATGAAACGTACACGCTGACTCATTTATTATGAAGATCTTCTCAGGACGTTTTAAAAATTGTGGTCGGCTGAGTAATGTTCGGTGACGGCTACAATTACCTCTACCACTGTTTGTCTTGGCTGATACAGCTGCTTCACTTACATAATGCCTTGTGATGGATAGGCCCGTGAATTAGAGCAGGAAAGACGGCGAACTAGTTTTGAGgttaaaatactgttttttaGCCTTAGGCTACTGTGAAAAATTCAGACCTGTCCCTCTGCTCATGAAACATATTTGTTACCAGCGGGCGACGTCCCCAATATGAAGCATGAGTAAGGATAATCAGAGTCCGGGCTCACTGCTTCAAATGAgggagccgctgctgctgtgtgcagtcTGTTTGCTTTCAAGCATGGAATATGTTCCCATTTGCAGCAGCGTGTGCAGTGTCTATTTCTGCTCATGTGCACATATGTAAAGTGTTTCTTGGTCATCTGAATGTGTCTGGGCATGAGCAGACAccttcagggttttttttatgcctATATGGGACTGTCAGATCCCGATAGACAAAGTGTTTTTAGTGTCATATAGCATGCGAGTTGTGCACTGATGACTAATGTCGGTGGACGGCGACCGCAGTCCCCATGGCGGAGTCTATCCATTAGTCGCTGTCACAGcccagctgcagctccacgtGTCTGAAGCATAAGAGCTCGCCGCGACACTTCATCATTCCCAAACTGAGCCTCTAAAGGAGGCCAATTAGATACATGCAGTGCCAACAGCAGCCAGGGGGCTTATCTCATGATCCTCTGACCACGACATTTAACAGAGAGAAATAGTATATAAGAGTGAAAGCAGCTGAGCTCTGTGGGTATAGTCAAGCGCGGCAGTTTGTGCAACGGGAACACGTGTGCTTGCagactgtaattttttttggacatatGGAAGAGCCATACATGAGAAACAGTAAATGTTCacagaaataacaataataataataataataataataataataataatactgctactaataataataaatttcatttatagggCACTTTTCAtggctaaaagcaatctcaaagtgctagaAACCTCAAATGGTCTGTGCTATCTGTGAAGACGCAGCGATGTGATTCAATCAGACATGGGATCCTAAGGGGTTCCCAGGGTTAGGGTCAGGCTTAGGGAAGCTCCGCAGGGAAGCGTCTTGGACGCATTCCGACATCCAATATCTGCTTTTCAGTATGATTAACCAATTCCTACTCTAAACTGTCAGTCCCAGCTCAACGTGAGCAAAAGCAATATGAAAGCATAATGatttcattccatttttttctctataattgctgttctttttttctttttcttcctggttTCTTGCAAAAAGTAATAATCAGGGATTCTATTTAGATTCTATCCACTTTCAGTATAAACAGACTGGTAGAGGTGCGTTCTACAGTGTGCAGACACCTCTAACATCCTCACAACTCTTTGCACCTCGTCTCCCTCCCCTGTGTCCCATTTCCTCTTTTATGTGCACCCCGAATGCTCTCTAATTTTCACCTTTTCGCTCCTATTTCACTTTTCTCCTGGCAACTCTGCCCTCCCCTCTCCAGTGTCTAGTCTCATAGACTTTGCACATAAcatcaacaggaagaaaaaaaacaggtcagaGAAGGGCAGCACCCACTTGCTGTCTGCAAGAAATCCATGACCTTCCGCTCTTGTTCAATTTTTCTGAGCCGCGGAGTCTGTCGGATGACCTCTCGTCTTGAATGTTGAGAGACCCTTTAAATGTTGCTGAGGGGGTtagaaatagagagagacagcgggAGGGAGAAATCATGAAGAGAGGCGTTATTTGGTGCAGAGTTATCCAAAGATTCCACATCATTTTAACTAATTTGTATTTCAATAACAAGATGGCATGCACTATTAAAGTAcctaaattatatttaataactGCTGATACAAAATAAGCAAGTTTTTAGCTCTTAACACAAAATGCAACATTCCTAATTCTGTGCTAGAGATCTCACAAATTtgcatgcaaaacaaaaacaccaccaaAAAACCACACGCAGGTAATGCCCcagctctttttctctctgaatcaCAATACATTTTCCTGTCgcacattttgtatttaaagtCAAGAATTTAAAACAACTCAGTTTTGCCTTAACTCTGTGAAAACTGATCCATAACAACCATGAAATATTGCAATTGTTACTATCCTACAGTGCAAAGAGAAATGACCAAATATGGATGTTAAGGATGCAAGATTTCTCCATAGGGTGAAGGAAGgaagattgtaaaaaaaaaagggaatggatattgtatatacagtttatcaATAATGTATGTCTGCCTCAGCTCCTATTAA
It includes:
- the htr1aa gene encoding 5-hydroxytryptamine (serotonin) receptor 1A a is translated as MDFITTSSNDSNATNVYPGGKDVVADWDGGKNGTGLGSLPDVELSYQIITSLLLGSLILCSIFGNACVVAAISLERSLQNVANYLIGSLAVTDLMVSVLVLPMAALYQVLNKWTLGQEICDLFISLDVLCCTSSILHLCAIALDRYWAITDPIDYVNKRTPRRAAILISVTWLVGFSISIPPMLGWRSAEDRANPDACIISQDPGYTIYSTFGAFYIPLILMLVLYGRIFKAARFRIRKTVKKPETAKVSDRCLTLSPAIFHKKTNGEAGAKGWKRGDWSKTSSPCVNGAVKHGEEGESLEIIEVMSNSKTHLPLPNTPQSSQGYDNMNERNSGAKRKIALARERKTVKTLGIIMGTFILCWLPFFIVALVLPFCAERCYMPEWLGAVINWLGYSNSLLNPIIYAYFNKDFQNAFKKIIKCKFHRP